From Mycobacterium lacus, one genomic window encodes:
- the glnB gene encoding nitrogen regulatory protein P-II has product MKLITAIIKPFTLDDVKTSLEDAGVLGMTVSEVQGYGRQKGHTEVYRGAEYSVDFVPKVRIEVVVDDSIVDKVVDSIVRAARTGKIGDGKVWVSPVETIVRVRTGERGHDAL; this is encoded by the coding sequence ATGAAGTTGATTACCGCGATCATCAAGCCGTTCACGCTCGACGACGTCAAGACAAGCCTCGAAGACGCGGGTGTCTTGGGGATGACCGTCAGCGAAGTCCAGGGCTACGGGCGGCAGAAGGGCCACACCGAGGTTTATCGCGGCGCCGAATACTCGGTCGATTTCGTGCCGAAGGTACGGATCGAAGTAGTCGTCGACGATTCCATCGTCGACAAGGTCGTGGACAGCATCGTGCGGGCGGCGCGCACCGGCAAGATCGGCGACGGCAAAGTGTGGGTGAGCCCTGTGGAAACCATTGTGCGGGTACGCACCGGTGAACGCGGACACGATGCGTTATGA
- a CDS encoding [protein-PII] uridylyltransferase, whose protein sequence is MKPSRPDPSGVSRLGICEAESACAAVNLAAARRRLLSGDHHALNAAELRQALLDLHESWLVAKAAEIGITDTSGFAVVGIGGLGRRELLPYSDLDLMLVHDGRPPDVLRKVADRLWYPLWDANIRLDHSVRTVGEAVGIAGSDMTAALGMLEARHIAGEQRLSAELIDGVRRQWRGGIRSRMDELVEMTHARWLRLGRVAHRAEPDLKSGRGGLRDVQLLNALAIAQLIDRRGMGHPDMPEGSLDAAYLTLLDVRTELHRVSGRGRDQLLAQFADEISAALGVGDRFALARMLSNAARTISYYAETGLRTAANALPRRGIAALRRRPKRRPLDEGVVEYAGEIVLAREAQPEHDPGLVLRVAAASADTGLPIGAATLSHLANSVPDLPIPWPREALDDLLVVLSAGPTAVATIEALDRTGLWGRLLPEWEPIRDLPPRDVAHKWTVDRHVVETAVQAAPLTTRVARPDLLALGALLHDVGKGRGTDHSMLGAELAIPIGRRLGLSPPDIETLSKLVRHHLLLPITATRSDLKDPKTIEAVCEALGGDPQLLEVLHALSEADSKATGPGVWSDWKASLIQDLVRRCRILMAGEPLPQAEPIAPHYLSLAADRGVHLVIEPGDGERIDAVMVAPDERGLVSKAAAVLALNSLRVHSAAVNIHEGVAITEFVVSPIFGSPPAADLLRQQFVGALAGDIDVLGTLEKRHSDAAGSASAQAGEVQAGVPVTRSTAPPRILWLDSAAPDQLVVEVRAMDRIGLLALLARALELAGADIVWAKVNTFGSTAADVFCVTVPDGYGGAGSSAKGDDGARAAVEQQLLAVLGAPAVVLLDEPAGD, encoded by the coding sequence ATGAAACCAAGCCGACCCGACCCGTCCGGGGTATCTCGACTGGGGATCTGCGAAGCGGAAAGTGCTTGTGCGGCAGTCAATTTGGCTGCTGCGCGGCGAAGGCTGTTGTCCGGGGACCACCACGCGCTGAATGCGGCCGAGCTGCGGCAGGCGTTGCTGGATTTGCACGAGTCCTGGCTGGTCGCCAAGGCGGCCGAGATCGGGATTACCGACACCAGTGGCTTTGCCGTCGTCGGAATCGGCGGGTTGGGCCGCCGTGAGCTGCTGCCCTACTCGGACCTGGACCTGATGCTGGTGCATGACGGCAGGCCGCCCGATGTGCTGAGGAAGGTCGCCGATCGGCTGTGGTATCCGTTGTGGGACGCCAACATTCGGCTTGACCACAGCGTGCGGACGGTCGGTGAGGCGGTGGGCATCGCCGGTTCCGACATGACGGCCGCCCTGGGCATGCTGGAGGCACGCCACATCGCCGGCGAACAGCGGTTGTCGGCGGAGTTGATCGACGGCGTTCGGCGGCAGTGGCGCGGTGGAATTCGGTCCCGGATGGACGAGCTCGTCGAAATGACGCACGCCCGCTGGCTGCGTTTGGGCCGCGTCGCGCACCGGGCCGAGCCCGACCTCAAGTCGGGTCGCGGCGGCCTTCGCGACGTCCAATTGCTGAACGCGCTGGCGATCGCTCAGCTCATCGACCGCCGCGGGATGGGCCACCCGGACATGCCGGAGGGTTCACTGGACGCCGCGTATCTGACACTGCTCGACGTGCGCACCGAGCTGCACCGGGTGTCGGGCCGCGGACGCGATCAGCTGCTGGCCCAGTTCGCCGACGAGATCAGCGCGGCGTTGGGTGTGGGGGACCGATTTGCCTTGGCGCGCATGCTGTCAAACGCGGCCCGCACGATCAGTTACTACGCCGAAACCGGGCTGCGGACCGCCGCCAACGCGTTGCCGCGGCGCGGCATCGCGGCCTTGCGGCGGCGGCCGAAGCGGCGCCCCCTGGACGAGGGCGTCGTCGAGTATGCCGGAGAAATTGTGCTTGCCCGCGAGGCGCAACCCGAGCACGACCCCGGCCTGGTGCTACGAGTGGCCGCCGCGTCGGCTGACACCGGATTGCCCATCGGCGCCGCCACGCTGAGTCATTTGGCCAATAGCGTCCCCGACCTACCGATTCCTTGGCCGCGCGAGGCATTGGACGATCTGCTGGTCGTGCTTTCCGCCGGCCCCACCGCGGTGGCCACGATCGAAGCCCTCGACCGCACCGGCCTCTGGGGTCGGCTGTTGCCCGAATGGGAGCCCATCCGCGACCTTCCGCCGCGCGACGTCGCGCACAAGTGGACCGTGGACCGTCACGTGGTCGAGACCGCCGTGCAGGCTGCCCCGCTGACCACCCGTGTGGCGCGGCCCGACTTGCTTGCGCTTGGCGCGCTGCTGCACGACGTCGGCAAGGGGCGGGGCACCGATCACAGCATGCTCGGGGCCGAGTTGGCTATCCCCATCGGCAGGAGGCTGGGGCTCTCGCCCCCCGACATTGAGACCCTCTCCAAGCTCGTCCGCCATCACCTCCTGCTGCCCATAACGGCGACCCGAAGCGACCTGAAGGACCCGAAGACCATCGAGGCGGTGTGCGAGGCCCTGGGTGGGGATCCGCAATTGCTCGAAGTGCTGCACGCCCTGTCGGAGGCGGACTCGAAGGCCACCGGACCCGGCGTGTGGAGCGACTGGAAGGCCTCCCTGATCCAGGACCTGGTGCGGCGCTGTCGGATTCTGATGGCCGGTGAGCCGCTGCCGCAAGCCGAACCGATTGCGCCCCACTATCTTTCGCTGGCTGCCGACCGCGGAGTGCATCTGGTGATCGAGCCTGGCGACGGCGAGCGCATCGACGCCGTGATGGTTGCGCCGGACGAACGGGGATTGGTGTCGAAGGCCGCCGCCGTGCTGGCGCTGAACTCCCTGCGGGTCCATTCGGCGGCGGTCAACATTCACGAAGGTGTCGCGATCACCGAATTCGTGGTGTCACCGATTTTCGGTTCCCCGCCCGCGGCGGACCTGCTGCGTCAGCAGTTTGTCGGCGCCCTCGCGGGTGACATCGACGTCCTCGGCACGTTGGAGAAGCGCCACAGCGATGCCGCCGGTTCGGCGTCGGCCCAGGCCGGGGAGGTGCAGGCGGGTGTGCCCGTCACACGTTCGACCGCCCCGCCGCGCATCCTGTGGCTCGACAGCGCCGCACCGGATCAGCTTGTGGTCGAAGTCCGCGCCATGGATCGCATTGGCTTGCTCGCTCTCTTGGCCCGGGCGCTAGAGCTCGCCGGAGCGGACATCGTGTGGGCGAAGGTCAACACGTTCGGGTCGACGGCAGCCGATGTGTTCTGCGTGACGGTGCCGGATGGGTACGGCGGAGCCGGGTCGTCCGCCAAGGGCGATGACGGCGCGCGCGCCGCCGTGGAGCAACAGCTACTGGCGGTGTTGGGAGCGCCCGCGGTCGTCCTGCTCGACGAGCCGGCCGGGGATTAG